The DNA region CTAATGAATGTTCCAACAGCAAACACAATTGCAGCAGTTGAAATGACAATGTGCCATCTTTTAAATGCAGCCAGAAAATATGTGAATTCTTGCAATGATTTGAAAATAGATAGGATTTGGAAAAGAGAAAAATGGTATGGAACTGAGCTTTATGGAAAAACATTAGGCATAATAGGTTTTGGAAATATTGGCTCAAGAGTAGGAGTTAGATCACTTGCTTTTGGCATGAAAGTAATAGCTTATGATCCATACATTGAGCCATCAAAAGCAAAAGATTTAGGTGTTGATTATACTTCAAATTTCGATGATATTTTAAAATGTGATTTTATAACTATTCATACTCCAAAAACAGCTGAAACAACAAATATGATAGATGAGGCTGAAATTGCAAAAATGAAAGATGGGGTAAGAATTGTAAATTGTGCAAGAGGTGGTTTGATAAACGAGGATGCACTTTTAAAAAATTTAAAAAATGGCAAAATTGCCTATGCTGGAATCGATGTTTTTGTAAAAGAGCCTGCAACAGATCATCCTTTGCTTGATATTGAAAACTTAACCGCAACCCAACATCTTGGAGCCAATACAGTTGAGTCGCAAAAAAATATAGCTGTTCAAGCAGCCGATCAAGCAATAAGTGCTCTTAGGGGAATTTGTTATCCAAATGCTCTAAATTTACCTATAAAAACAGAAGATATTCCAAATGAAATCAAACTTTATTTAGATTTAGTTTCAAAAATGGCATATCTTGCAACTCAGATTAATAAAAATCTTATAAGAAATATTAAAATAGAAGTTTCATCAAATTTGAAAAAATATTTAGATCCGATGCTTACTTTTGCATTGGTAGGCGCATTAAAAACTCAACTTGGCGATAGTATAAATTATGTAAATGCTAAATTTGTAGCTGATGAGCGAGGCATAAAAACAGAATCCGTCGTTACATCAAGTCTAAATTTAAAAAGCTTAGTTACTGTTAAAGTTATAACAGATAAAGAAGTTACTACTTTTAGCGGTGTTGTTTTTGGAGAAAATGAAGAAAGAATTGTAAATATTAATGGTTTCAAAACTGACTTTAAGCCAAAAGGTAAGATGATTTTCTTAAAAAATAGAGATATTCCAGGATTTATCCGTGATATCAGTGCAATTTTGGCAAAAGAAAATATTAACATTGCTGATTTTAGACTTGGCCGTGGTGAAGAAAAAGACGCTTTAGCTGTTGTTTTAGTTGATGAAGATATAAACAGTGAAATATTAAAAGAGTTAAATAGCGTTGAGGCTTGTATCTGGGCAAGATACGCAAATGTTTGATGAGTAATGACTGTTTGGTTGGAGTTGATTTAGGCTCAAACAGTTTAAAAATTTCTTTGATGAATGCTAAGTTTGAGGTTTTAAAAACTGATGAATTTGGCATTCAAAGTGCTTTTGGCTTAAAAGAAAATTTAAGTGATATCGCTAAAAATAAAATCATACTTGCTTTAGAAAAAATATCAAAAAATTATGATTTAAAAAATGCATTGGCTGTTGCAACGGAAGCATTTAGAGTTGCAAAAGATAGTGGTGAGTTTTTTAAATTATTAAATGATAAATTTGGTATAAAATTTGAAGTAATAAGTCCTTTAAAAGAGTGCGAGCTAACAAAACTTGCAGTTTATAAAAGATGTGAAATGCTTGGTGCTAGCACTAGCAATCTTGCCATAGTTGATCTTGGTGGTGCTAGTTGCGAAATCGTGCTTGATGAAAAATTTAAAAGCTTTAAATTTGGCATCATAAAAGTTTTTAATAATTTTTTAAATTTAGAAAACATAGAAAAAAATGCAAAATTTATAACAAAAGAAGCAAATAAATTTTTAAAAAATTTAAAACCAAAAAATATTGTCTTAAATTCTACTATTTCAAAAAAACTACTAAATTTAAAGCAAAATTATAAAAATTCAAAAATTTTAGAATTTGATGATTTTAAAAAACTTAAAAAGCTTATTTTAAATAATACAAAATCACATCTTAAAAACTCAGATGAGCAAGCCATGGACAGTCAAATTTTAAGTGAAAGAAATTTGCTACTTTGTGGAATTTATCTTTATGAAAATATTTTAAAAGGCTTTGATGATTTTATAATTATTGATTATGGTTTAAAAGAAGGTGTTATTATAGAAAAAATTTTAAAAAAGGAAATTTTATGAAAAAAATTATTCTCATTTTGTCCATTTTTTTATCTATTTGTTTTGGTTTTAAAAACGATGAAAATCTAAAAATAGGTAAATTAGATAATGGATTTTCATACTATCTTTATAAAAATCAAACTCCAAAAGATAGCATTAGTTTGATACTTTATTTCAATGTTGGATCAAGTGATGAGCTTGAAAATGAAAAAGGGATTGCTCATTTTGTCGAACACATGGCATTTAACGGTACAAAAGATTATACAAAAAATGACCTTATTAAAGCACTTGAAAGTTTAGGGGTAAAATTTGGAGCTGATTTAAACGCTGCAACTAGTTTTAATGAAACTATTTATAAACTTGATATAAAAAAAGAAAATTTAGATAAGGCATTGAGTGTTTTATCAAATATGGGCTTTAAGGCTTTGTTTGAAAAAGATGATTTAGAGGCTGAAAAAGGGGTAATCATCGAAGAAGAAAGAAATAGAAAAAATGCCTATGTTAGAATAATGGATCAAGGATTAAAATATTTTTATCCAAACAGCATCTATGCAAGTAGACTACCAATTGGTGATATGAATATAATAAAAAATGCAACTCCAGCTCTTTTAAAAGGGTTTTATAATAAATTTTACACTCCAAATAATGCAAAATTAATAATAGTTGGAGACTTTAATGAAAGCGAAACTAAAACTCTCATAAAAAAGTATTTTAATAATATAAAAAATAATGATTTTGCAAAAAGAGCGGATAAAAGCATAAGTTATTTTAACGATCTTGTTATTTTTAATCCAAACGATGAAGAGATAGCAAATAATTCAGTTTCTATAATGTTTGAAGATACGCCTTATAAATTAAATAGCATTGAAAATTTGGAAAAAGAGTATAAAAATAGATTTATTTCAAAAATGTTTTCTTTGCTAAACGAAAAAAGAAAGTCTAAAAGCAAGACGCTTTTAACCACAAATTATTATGATATAAATTTATACAATTTAAAAAAACTAAACTCATTTTATGCAACAGTTGTAAAAGATGATGTTAATGCTAGTTTGAGTGAGCTTATTTCAATTATTAAAACAGTTCAAAAAAATGGCTTTAATAAAGATGATTTTTTAAGTGCAAAAAAAGAACTTTTAGCACAAAATTTAGCAAATTTTGAAAAAAAACAAAAAAGATATAACTCTGAAATAGTTTCTGAAATTTTAAATTTAATAGAAGATGACACAACTTTTTTAAGCCCAAAAGATGAAAAAGAAATAAGTCAAAATATTATTGATAAAATGACTCTTGATGAGATAAATAAAGAGTTTAAAAAAAGTGTTTCAAGTAGTGGAGTTTTAGTAAATTTAACAACAAAAAAACCTATTTCTTTAAGCAAAGATGAGTTTAAAATTTTGCAAGAAAATGCTCAAATTTTAAAAGATGATAGTCTAAATTTGCCTAAAACCATTTTAGAAAAAAAGCTAGCAAATAAATCCCCAATAAGCTCTAGTGTTGATAAAAATTTAATATATAAATTTGAATTTACAAATGGTGCAAAGGTCTATTTTAAAGAGATAAATACAAATAAAGATACCATTTATTTTAAAGCTTTTAAAAAAGGCGGTCTTACAAATTTTGATGATATTATAAATCTTAACTTTGCTATAAATATTTCAAATGGAAGTGGAATTGGTAAGTTTAACGATTATGAGGTTAGGAAAATAACAGCTGGACAGATGTTTGAATATAAAAAATTTATCGATAAAACATCTTTAGGGTATATTGGAAATGCTCAAGTTAAAGACTTTGAAAATTTGTTAAAAGCATTTTTTACTGATTTTGAAAATCCAAAAATAGATGATGAGTATCTTAAAAGATATCAAACATTAGCACTTGATCTATTGGCTAAAAATTTAAATCATTCAGATTATAAATTTGAAAAAGAGTTTAATGAGTTTTATTTTAACAACTCCTATAAAATGCGTTTTTCAAGTAAGGATGATATTTTAAATTTAGATAAAAACAACTTAGAAAATATGTTAAAAAAAGCTTTTTTAAACGCAGGAGAGTATGATTTTGTATTTGTAGGAGATATGAGCCCAAAAGAATTTATTAAAATTTCTAAAAATTATATTGGAAATTTAAGTGCAGATATAAATCAAACTTTTATAAAAGATGATGGCATCCGCCAAATTTTAGGAAGAAAAAATTTTACAAGAAAATATTTGCAAGAAAACTCATCTAAAAACAGTGTTTTTATAAATAGTTATGATCTTAACTACACACCTAAAAATGCGCTTGCATTAAGTCTTGGAACAGATATTTTAAATATACTTTTAAGAGAAAAAATAAGAGAAGAAGATTCTATGGTTTATGGAATTTATGCTCACAATGAGCTTCAAAACAAGCCTTATAAAGAAGCAAGTATCAGTATTTATTTTACAAGCGATGTAAAAAACATAAATACAATAGTCAAAAATGTTAAAAATACAATAAATTTATTAAAAACTTCTTACGATGATGAAAAAGAACTTAAAAGTGTAAAACTTGCTTTAAAAGTAAAACTAGAAAAACTTTATCAAACACCAAATTTTTGGCTAAATCAGTTAAGTCAAGATTTGCTTTATGAAAAGTATTTTTACAATTATGATGAAATGATGAGTTTAATTGATAGCATAACTTTAAATGATATAAAAAGAGTTGTAAATTTGGCATATAATTTAGATAATTTCATCGTTAAATCAAATATTTATAAAGGCGCAAAATAGTAAATTTGGAGTTTTACTCCAAATTTAGTCTAAGTATCTTTTTTTAAAATCTTTATTTCTAGTCATTGTAAAAGATTTTTCATAAAAAATTAATATTACAACGCTAACTCCAACAGCTAGAGCAAATATAGCTGAAACTGCTGTTGAGCCGTAGTCAAAGATTTCAACTAAATAGTGAGATTTTTTATTCTCAACATTTGTTTGGATAAATAAAAACATTGCAAGCATAGCTTTGTAGGCATAAAGTCCTGGTATCATTGGCAAAAGTGATGGAAATGCGATTATTTCAATAGGAGTTTTTACTTTTCTAGCTAAAAAAACAGCTACAAAACTTATGCAAATTGCACTTATAAAAGTTGATATTGTGTAGCTTAGATAGTTCATAAAAATAACTCTTAAAGAGTATCCAAAACCACCAAGCATAGTACAAAAGAGTAAAATTCTCCTAGGTGGCTTATTAGCGTATGAAAAACCAAGTCCGGCAATTGCAGCAAATACTGCATCTATTAAAAACATACTCATTTTATAAGTCCAAAATTTACTAATGATAAAGTTATATAAATTCCAATACTCATACAAAGTATTAAAATAGTAGCATTTACGGCTCTACTAAGTCCTATTAAAACATTTTTATCTAAAATATCAAACATTGAATTTATTAAAGCAATACCTGGAAAAAGATATAAAATACTTGAACTAATTGAAGCTTCAGGTGTTTTACTAAATCCAAATTTATATCCTAAATATGCAATAAATGATGATATAAAAGCACAAAATATATAAGTTATCCTAATATCAACTTTTTTTAAACTCAACAAAAATTTTGATAAAACTCCACAAAATGTCCCAAAAATCACAAACACAACTCCAAAGATATCTCCACCAAAAAGCCTACAAAATGCTCCAAAAGCTATACTTGTTAAAGCAAAAGTAATTAAAATATTTCTTTTTTTCTTTGCTATAATTTTTTGATAAATATCTTTTGCTTCTTTAAGGCTTAGATCTTCATCGCTTACCGCCCAGCTTAATGCGCTAAGATCCGAAATAGTTTCTAAATTTATCTCTTTTTGAGTTGCATCTTTTATAAAAGACTTTCTAATTTCAGGGTTTGTTTTGTTGCTTACAGTCAGGTTTATAAATTTAATAAGTATAAATATAGAAGCATTATATCCATAGTGTGAAGCTATTCTTTTAACGCATCTTATAACTCTTGCATTATATGCTCCTACGCCACTTAGCGCATCTGCATAATCAGCTAAAAAATTTGTAAGTTCATTGATTTCTGGCTTCAACTCTCCCTCCTTTAAAATGTGCTAAAATTGAAATAATAAATGCTAAAAATAAAGCTATAAATGAGTAAATTTTTTCATCACTCATCGCTCCTATAAGTCCAACTCCTCCACCTATAATCATAGCAAATAAACATATATTTTCATTTAATTTTTTCCTACTTATCATAGCCATAAAAACAACTAAAACAACTCCACTTACATAAATATCATTTGCTCCAAGTAAATATCCTAAAATATTTTTTTTGCCAAAAGTAAGAAGTAGGGCAAAAAGACCAAATAAAATAGTAAAAACTCTATAAATTTTTAGCGACTTTGTTTTTAAGATATCATTACAAAAAACGCTACTTGCAGTAATTAAGCATGAATCAGCCGATGAAATAATAGCTGAAAATAAAACTACTAATAAAATAGCTCCTAAAAACGGCGGTAAAGTTTCACAAATATCTTTCGTTAAAATTTGATCGTTTATAACCGTTGGATTTATTAAATTTTGTGAAATAAGACCTATTAAAACAACCATGATAGCGCCTATTATAATACCTATAACGCCAAAAGCTACACCAAATTTTGCATCAAATTTGCTTTTTGCACTCAAAACTCTTCCAAAGAGCATTGGACAAACTACATAGCTTCCACCAATTATAAGCATAAAGTAACTCCATTTTGAAATGGTAAATTTATCATTTAAAAGCTCAAAATTTAAATTTGCTATAGATACATCTTTGACAAAAACAAACCATAAAATAATTATAAAAAATGTTATAAACATCAACATAGTTTGTGCCAAATCACTTTTTAAAATACTTGCTTGACCTGCTAAAATAGAATAAGTAATTATGATAAACGCACTTACAAAAACAGCAAAATTAAATGGAATTTTTAAAATAGCAGCTAGTATCCAAGCACTTGCTAAAAGTTGTGCTGCTAAAATACTACTCCAAGCAAGAACTATAATAATAGAAGCTATAAACCTTGCTTTTTTTCCTATATAATACTCTATCATTTCAGGCATTGTAAGAGCTTTTGAGATAGCTATTTTTTTAGCTAAAAATATACATAAAACTAAAAGTCCACTTGCTCCGCTTAAAAGCCACCAAATGGCTGGAAAACCAACTTCATAACTTAAGCTTATTACGCCTATTGTTGCACTTCCTCCAATACATGATGCGATAATTGAGCCACCAACTAAATACCAAGAGGCATTTTTGCTAGAAATTGTATAGTGGGTAACATTTTTAGTTTTTTTAAACTCTAAGTATCCTATAAAATAAATTATAAATAAATATATGAAAAATAATATGCTCATCTTTTACTCGTATTTTTTAAATTTAATTGCATTATAAATCGCATTACAAAGAGTTTTTAATTCTTTATCATTTTGTGTAAAATGCGGCATTATATAGATGTTTTTGCCAAAAGGTCTTATCCAAACTCCATTTTCTACAAAAAAACTTTGGATATTTTCTGTATTTACTTCTTTATCAATCTCTACAACTCCAATAGCACCTAAAACTCTAACATCCTTAACGCTTTGAAAATCATAGCATTTCATAAGTTCATCTTTTAGTAGTTTTTCTATATGCTTAACTTTTTCTTTAAAATTTAAATTTTCCAAAATTTCTAAACTTTTTATTGCTACACTGCAAGCTAAAGGATTTGCCATAAATGTTGGACCGTGCATAAAAACTCTGTCATTTTCGCAAATTCCATCAGCTACTTCTTTAGAGCAAATTGTAGCCCCAAAGCTCATAACTCCGCCAGTTAACGCTTTTCCAATGCATATTATATCAGGACTTACATTAGCTATTTTATAAGCAAACATTTCACCTAATCTTCCAAAGCCTGTTGCAATTTCATCAAAGATTAAAAGTGCATCTATTTCATAACAAATTTCTCTTAAAAATTTAAGGTAATTTTCATGATAAAACCACATCCCACCAGCTCCTTGAACAATTGGCTCAACTATGATGGCTGCAATATGGTCTTTATTTTCATAGATGATTTTTTTCATTTTTTCAAGACTTCTTTCATCAAATTTGAAGCCAAATTTTGAAGTTGGTTTTGGCATAAAAATTTGCTTTGCTAAAGTTTCTTTAAACAAAGAATGCATTCCAGTTACTGGATCACAAACACTCATCGCACCAAATGTATCTCCGTGATAACCACCTTTAAAAGTTGCTATTTTTGTCTTATTTGGATTTTTGTTTTGCTGAAATTGAAGTGCCATTTTTAAAGCTACTTCCACGCTTACTGATCCACTATCGCTATAAAAAATTTTATCCATATTTTCTGGCATTAAAGAAAGTAGTTTTTTACCTAAATTTATAGCTGGAGCGTGAGTTAGCCCTCCAAACATAACATGAGAAAATTTATTAATTTGCTTAATTATGGCTTTGTTAAAATCGGCATTTTTATAGCCTAAATACGCACACCACCAAGAGCTCATCCCATCAATTAATGCTTTATTTTGAAATTTTTCATCATTTATATAGATATAGCTATCTTTTGCATTGCTTACACCGTAAGTTTTAAGAGGTTTTATCGATGAGGTATATGGATGAAAAAGATGATGTTTATCAAACTCTAAGTCGATAAAATCATCAGTTTTTTTATAATTTTTTATAAAATTTCTAAATTTTAAAGATGCTTTTTGAATGCTTAAATTTGGCTCTAAATTTATAATATCACAGTTAAATTTATCTTTTAAATATTCTAAATTTGAAAGACTTATCTCATCGCTTAAATCACTAAAATTTAACACTATTAAATCTAGTTTTAAACCTCTATTTTCCAAAGCTTCTATGCTTAAAAGAATTTGATTTATAACACCAAGTTCATTTTTACAAACTAAAACAACAGGTAAATTTAAAGCCTGTATAAAATCTATAATGTAGCTTTTTTCATTAAGTGGAACAAAAAGCCCTCCAGCTCCTTCTACTAAAACATTTTCATAAGTTTGTAAAAACTCATTGCAGTATTTTAAAATTTCATTAAATTCTATATTTATGCCCTCTTTTTTTGCAGCATATGCTGGTGATGATGGAAATTTTAAAGCATATCTCGGAGTAAAGTTATTTTTACTTGAAATTTTTGTATAAGCCATAGCATCGGTTAAAGTTCCTTCTTCACAGCCACTTTGAACTGGTTTTATGGCAACAGTGTTTAAATTTTCGTCTAAAAAAGCTTTTAAAAGTGATGAAGTTACGAAAGTTTTACCAACATCTGTGTTGGTAGCGGTTATAAAAAAATTCATTAATTCTCCTTAAAAAGGGGATGAATTTCCCCTTAAATTTAAAGTTAATTAGCAAGAATATGTAGTTTTAAACTCAAATGGAGTAGGTCTTGCTTCATAAGGCCAAACTTGAGTTTCAAATTTAAATCTTTGATATGTTTGTATAAATTCATCACACATAACAGGTTTTAAAAACTCATTATCTCTTATTAAAGATTCCAAGCTTCCTCTTAGTGTATGAGGGAATTGTTCTATTCCTTTTTCTCTAATTTCATCAAGATGAAGTTCAAACAAATTTATATCCATTGGACCAACTGGTTCGTATTTGTGTTTTATCCCATCAATTCCTGCCATTAAAAGTGCAGCAAAAGCTAAATATGGGCAAGCTGATGAATCTGGAAACCTCATCTCAACTCTTGTGCTGTTTTCACCAGCTCCATAAGGAATTCTAATTGAAGCTGAGCGGTTTTGGCAAGAATATGTTAAGATATTTGGTGCTTCAAAACCAGGGATTAATCTTTTATATGAGTTAATGCTTGGATTTGTAAGGGCTGAAAGGCTTCTAGCATGTTTTAAAACTCCACCTATATAATATTTTGCC from Campylobacter ureolyticus includes:
- the serA gene encoding phosphoglycerate dehydrogenase, coding for MMNKIIVCDAINEAGFEILAKEKDIEVVNATDVPKDELLNLLVDADVAITRSPTEISESFLNAGKKLKAVVRAGVGVDNVDIDGCSKRGIILMNVPTANTIAAVEMTMCHLLNAARKYVNSCNDLKIDRIWKREKWYGTELYGKTLGIIGFGNIGSRVGVRSLAFGMKVIAYDPYIEPSKAKDLGVDYTSNFDDILKCDFITIHTPKTAETTNMIDEAEIAKMKDGVRIVNCARGGLINEDALLKNLKNGKIAYAGIDVFVKEPATDHPLLDIENLTATQHLGANTVESQKNIAVQAADQAISALRGICYPNALNLPIKTEDIPNEIKLYLDLVSKMAYLATQINKNLIRNIKIEVSSNLKKYLDPMLTFALVGALKTQLGDSINYVNAKFVADERGIKTESVVTSSLNLKSLVTVKVITDKEVTTFSGVVFGENEERIVNINGFKTDFKPKGKMIFLKNRDIPGFIRDISAILAKENINIADFRLGRGEEKDALAVVLVDEDINSEILKELNSVEACIWARYANV
- a CDS encoding Ppx/GppA phosphatase family protein, translated to MSNDCLVGVDLGSNSLKISLMNAKFEVLKTDEFGIQSAFGLKENLSDIAKNKIILALEKISKNYDLKNALAVATEAFRVAKDSGEFFKLLNDKFGIKFEVISPLKECELTKLAVYKRCEMLGASTSNLAIVDLGGASCEIVLDEKFKSFKFGIIKVFNNFLNLENIEKNAKFITKEANKFLKNLKPKNIVLNSTISKKLLNLKQNYKNSKILEFDDFKKLKKLILNNTKSHLKNSDEQAMDSQILSERNLLLCGIYLYENILKGFDDFIIIDYGLKEGVIIEKILKKEIL
- a CDS encoding M16 family metallopeptidase; the protein is MKKIILILSIFLSICFGFKNDENLKIGKLDNGFSYYLYKNQTPKDSISLILYFNVGSSDELENEKGIAHFVEHMAFNGTKDYTKNDLIKALESLGVKFGADLNAATSFNETIYKLDIKKENLDKALSVLSNMGFKALFEKDDLEAEKGVIIEEERNRKNAYVRIMDQGLKYFYPNSIYASRLPIGDMNIIKNATPALLKGFYNKFYTPNNAKLIIVGDFNESETKTLIKKYFNNIKNNDFAKRADKSISYFNDLVIFNPNDEEIANNSVSIMFEDTPYKLNSIENLEKEYKNRFISKMFSLLNEKRKSKSKTLLTTNYYDINLYNLKKLNSFYATVVKDDVNASLSELISIIKTVQKNGFNKDDFLSAKKELLAQNLANFEKKQKRYNSEIVSEILNLIEDDTTFLSPKDEKEISQNIIDKMTLDEINKEFKKSVSSSGVLVNLTTKKPISLSKDEFKILQENAQILKDDSLNLPKTILEKKLANKSPISSSVDKNLIYKFEFTNGAKVYFKEINTNKDTIYFKAFKKGGLTNFDDIINLNFAINISNGSGIGKFNDYEVRKITAGQMFEYKKFIDKTSLGYIGNAQVKDFENLLKAFFTDFENPKIDDEYLKRYQTLALDLLAKNLNHSDYKFEKEFNEFYFNNSYKMRFSSKDDILNLDKNNLENMLKKAFLNAGEYDFVFVGDMSPKEFIKISKNYIGNLSADINQTFIKDDGIRQILGRKNFTRKYLQENSSKNSVFINSYDLNYTPKNALALSLGTDILNILLREKIREEDSMVYGIYAHNELQNKPYKEASISIYFTSDVKNINTIVKNVKNTINLLKTSYDDEKELKSVKLALKVKLEKLYQTPNFWLNQLSQDLLYEKYFYNYDEMMSLIDSITLNDIKRVVNLAYNLDNFIVKSNIYKGAK
- a CDS encoding threonine/serine exporter family protein — translated: MSMFLIDAVFAAIAGLGFSYANKPPRRILLFCTMLGGFGYSLRVIFMNYLSYTISTFISAICISFVAVFLARKVKTPIEIIAFPSLLPMIPGLYAYKAMLAMFLFIQTNVENKKSHYLVEIFDYGSTAVSAIFALAVGVSVVILIFYEKSFTMTRNKDFKKRYLD
- a CDS encoding threonine/serine exporter family protein, with the translated sequence MKPEINELTNFLADYADALSGVGAYNARVIRCVKRIASHYGYNASIFILIKFINLTVSNKTNPEIRKSFIKDATQKEINLETISDLSALSWAVSDEDLSLKEAKDIYQKIIAKKKRNILITFALTSIAFGAFCRLFGGDIFGVVFVIFGTFCGVLSKFLLSLKKVDIRITYIFCAFISSFIAYLGYKFGFSKTPEASISSSILYLFPGIALINSMFDILDKNVLIGLSRAVNATILILCMSIGIYITLSLVNFGLIK
- a CDS encoding sodium:solute symporter family protein gives rise to the protein MSILFFIYLFIIYFIGYLEFKKTKNVTHYTISSKNASWYLVGGSIIASCIGGSATIGVISLSYEVGFPAIWWLLSGASGLLVLCIFLAKKIAISKALTMPEMIEYYIGKKARFIASIIIVLAWSSILAAQLLASAWILAAILKIPFNFAVFVSAFIIITYSILAGQASILKSDLAQTMLMFITFFIIILWFVFVKDVSIANLNFELLNDKFTISKWSYFMLIIGGSYVVCPMLFGRVLSAKSKFDAKFGVAFGVIGIIIGAIMVVLIGLISQNLINPTVINDQILTKDICETLPPFLGAILLVVLFSAIISSADSCLITASSVFCNDILKTKSLKIYRVFTILFGLFALLLTFGKKNILGYLLGANDIYVSGVVLVVFMAMISRKKLNENICLFAMIIGGGVGLIGAMSDEKIYSFIALFLAFIISILAHFKGGRVEARNQ
- the bioA gene encoding adenosylmethionine--8-amino-7-oxononanoate transaminase translates to MNFFITATNTDVGKTFVTSSLLKAFLDENLNTVAIKPVQSGCEEGTLTDAMAYTKISSKNNFTPRYALKFPSSPAYAAKKEGINIEFNEILKYCNEFLQTYENVLVEGAGGLFVPLNEKSYIIDFIQALNLPVVLVCKNELGVINQILLSIEALENRGLKLDLIVLNFSDLSDEISLSNLEYLKDKFNCDIINLEPNLSIQKASLKFRNFIKNYKKTDDFIDLEFDKHHLFHPYTSSIKPLKTYGVSNAKDSYIYINDEKFQNKALIDGMSSWWCAYLGYKNADFNKAIIKQINKFSHVMFGGLTHAPAINLGKKLLSLMPENMDKIFYSDSGSVSVEVALKMALQFQQNKNPNKTKIATFKGGYHGDTFGAMSVCDPVTGMHSLFKETLAKQIFMPKPTSKFGFKFDERSLEKMKKIIYENKDHIAAIIVEPIVQGAGGMWFYHENYLKFLREICYEIDALLIFDEIATGFGRLGEMFAYKIANVSPDIICIGKALTGGVMSFGATICSKEVADGICENDRVFMHGPTFMANPLACSVAIKSLEILENLNFKEKVKHIEKLLKDELMKCYDFQSVKDVRVLGAIGVVEIDKEVNTENIQSFFVENGVWIRPFGKNIYIMPHFTQNDKELKTLCNAIYNAIKFKKYE